In one window of Calypte anna isolate BGI_N300 chromosome 1, bCalAnn1_v1.p, whole genome shotgun sequence DNA:
- the SPX gene encoding spexin yields MKGLCKLTASAMALLLAASFLSFSWSAPQAHFQRRNWTPQAMLYLKGAQGRRFISEERHGKGLYDRMQFETRSQTTNPLSLSEAAALFLSSLWKAQEEVEEENGDHRGYLTDHLSNW; encoded by the exons ATGAAG GGGCTGTGTAAGCTGACAGCATCTGCAATGGCACTGCTCTTGGCAGCATCCTTCCTGTCTTTCTCCTGGAGTGCACCTCAG GCTCATTTCCAAAGGAGGAACTGGACTCCTCAAGCTATGCTCTATTTGAAGGGTGCAC AGGGACGTCGATTCATCTCAGAGGAGAGACATGGAAAGGGTCTGTATGACAGAATGCAGTTTG AAACACGCAGCCAAACCACAAATCCTTTGTCTCTTTCTGAAGCCGCAGCTCTGTTCCTTAGTTCCTTATGGAAAGCACAAGAAGAAG TTGAAGAAGAGAACGGTGATCACCGTGGCTACTTGACAGATCATCTATCAAACTGGTGA